From Paenibacillus sp. PK3_47, the proteins below share one genomic window:
- a CDS encoding cytochrome (ubi)quinol oxidase subunit III: MTTAHAEAADANLPHEPEKATLEGRNKVLAFWLFLGGEAVLFGTLFATFLALRNQTNEGPSANELFHLPLVAAATFLLLASSLTSVFAIQAMHRNHPAQLRNWLVVTVVLGALFLGLEIYEFSEYVRHEEFGMTTSAFSSAFYTLVGFHGAHVAFGFVWIAVLIGQLSRKGLTVVTAPKIYVSAMYWHFIDVVWVFIFTVVYLLGKVG, encoded by the coding sequence ATGACAACTGCACATGCTGAGGCCGCAGACGCCAATCTTCCGCATGAGCCGGAAAAAGCGACACTGGAAGGACGCAACAAAGTTTTGGCCTTCTGGCTCTTTCTCGGCGGGGAAGCGGTGCTCTTCGGCACATTGTTCGCCACCTTCCTCGCTCTGCGCAACCAGACGAATGAAGGCCCGTCGGCCAATGAGCTGTTCCATCTGCCGCTGGTGGCGGCAGCCACCTTTCTGCTGCTTGCCAGCAGCCTGACAAGTGTGTTCGCCATCCAGGCCATGCACAGGAACCACCCGGCACAGCTGCGGAACTGGCTGGTGGTCACTGTAGTGCTCGGCGCGCTCTTCCTGGGGCTTGAAATTTACGAATTCAGCGAATATGTGCGGCATGAGGAATTCGGGATGACCACGAGTGCGTTCAGTTCGGCCTTCTATACGCTTGTCGGATTTCACGGGGCACATGTGGCGTTCGGATTTGTATGGATCGCGGTGCTGATCGGCCAGCTGTCCCGCAAGGGACTGACTGTCGTGACGGCGCCCAAGATTTATGTATCAGCCATGTACTGGCACTTTATCGACGTGGTATGGGTCTTTATCTTTACGGTAGTCTATCTGCTCGGAAAGGTGGGGTGA
- a CDS encoding cytochrome C oxidase subunit IV family protein, which yields MAGEQHSRDGAVKHRHRHEGPQRHIVVFVFSIVLTLIAFAVVAAGGVNAAFAVILLLVMAVLQVFLQMSFWMHLKDKGHMLPIIFMLGGFFIAGTCIIMSLYWVWWD from the coding sequence ATGGCAGGTGAACAGCATTCCCGGGACGGTGCGGTGAAGCACCGCCACCGGCATGAAGGGCCGCAGCGGCATATTGTAGTGTTTGTTTTCTCGATTGTCCTGACGCTGATCGCTTTCGCTGTTGTAGCGGCCGGAGGCGTCAATGCTGCCTTTGCGGTCATTCTGCTGCTAGTGATGGCCGTACTGCAGGTGTTCCTGCAAATGAGCTTCTGGATGCACCTGAAGGATAAGGGGCATATGCTGCCGATTATATTTATGCTGGGCGGTTTTTTTATCGCCGGTACCTGCATCATCATGTCGTTGTATTGGGTATGGTGGGACTAA
- the ctaG gene encoding cytochrome c oxidase assembly factor CtaG yields the protein MLGLQYFSFADKWSPLFLAVMLLLTAGYFVLIGPLSGRFPGSAEVPLWRRGLFLCGMLALYLAQGGPVSLLGHILFSFHMVSMALSYLVAVPLIMLGIPDWCWRAFIKVNPFRRLSFLAQPVVAALLFNGLFSLYHIPVIHDYVMLNFAVHRLYYGVLFLTSALMWWNLINPLPEQRRLGGLGQVGFIFLNMVLLTPACGLIIFASAPLYATYSNPDVWARAMGYCVSGNPAALLQAFGGPSFFSSLSPKVDQQVGGIAMKFIQEFIFASMLVFVFYHWYKKENGQDHAESSASSGDLEDGVLNRA from the coding sequence GTGCTGGGACTGCAATATTTCAGCTTTGCCGACAAGTGGAGTCCGCTCTTTCTGGCCGTGATGCTGCTGCTGACAGCCGGATACTTTGTGCTGATCGGTCCGCTTTCCGGCCGGTTCCCGGGTTCTGCTGAAGTACCGCTATGGCGCAGGGGGCTGTTCCTGTGCGGAATGCTGGCACTCTATCTGGCCCAGGGCGGTCCGGTCAGCCTGCTGGGGCATATCCTCTTTTCCTTCCATATGGTCAGCATGGCATTATCCTATCTCGTGGCGGTTCCGCTCATTATGCTGGGTATACCGGACTGGTGCTGGCGCGCTTTTATCAAAGTAAACCCCTTCCGCAGGCTGTCCTTCCTGGCACAGCCGGTGGTGGCAGCACTGCTGTTCAACGGTCTGTTCTCGCTCTACCATATCCCGGTGATCCATGATTATGTCATGCTTAATTTCGCGGTTCACCGGCTCTATTACGGTGTGCTGTTCCTGACCTCGGCCCTCATGTGGTGGAATCTGATCAATCCGCTTCCCGAGCAGCGCCGGCTGGGCGGGCTGGGCCAGGTAGGTTTTATTTTTCTGAACATGGTTCTCCTGACCCCGGCCTGCGGCCTGATTATTTTTGCCAGTGCTCCGCTGTATGCGACCTACAGTAACCCGGATGTCTGGGCCCGGGCGATGGGTTACTGTGTATCAGGTAATCCCGCTGCGCTGCTGCAGGCTTTTGGCGGCCCGTCGTTCTTCAGTTCGCTCTCTCCGAAGGTGGATCAGCAGGTCGGCGGAATCGCCATGAAGTTCATTCAGGAATTTATTTTTGCCTCTATGCTTGTCTTTGTGTTCTATCATTGGTATAAAAAAGAGAACGGTCAAGACCATGCGGAATCTTCCGCTTCATCCGGGGATCTGGAGGATGGGGTTTTGAACCGTGCATAA
- a CDS encoding DUF420 domain-containing protein, with protein sequence MDIFTVFPTISTSFIVISAVLVAVGWGLIIKGKREAHKKTMIAAAVAAILFFIVYVSRTIFVGNTSWGGPEHLTTIYHVFLIFHIVLATVAAVFGITTLVLGFKAKYAKHRKWGRVTSVIWFITAITGVAVYVLLYMLYPGGHTKPVWEVIMGG encoded by the coding sequence ATGGATATTTTCACAGTGTTTCCAACGATCAGTACCTCTTTTATCGTAATCAGTGCAGTGCTGGTGGCGGTCGGCTGGGGACTCATCATCAAGGGCAAACGCGAGGCGCACAAGAAGACAATGATTGCTGCTGCGGTTGCGGCTATTCTGTTTTTTATTGTGTACGTGTCAAGAACGATCTTTGTAGGCAATACCTCCTGGGGCGGGCCGGAGCACCTGACGACTATTTACCACGTCTTTCTGATCTTCCATATTGTGCTCGCTACCGTGGCAGCTGTATTCGGCATTACGACGCTGGTTCTCGGCTTCAAAGCCAAGTATGCGAAGCACCGGAAATGGGGAAGGGTAACCTCCGTAATCTGGTTCATTACAGCGATTACAGGAGTGGCTGTCTATGTGCTGCTGTACATGCTTTACCCTGGCGGTCATACGAAGCCGGTCTGGGAAGTTATTATGGGCGGGTAG
- a CDS encoding GntR family transcriptional regulator produces MWIPIQINENSAEPLYHQIETQLKSLIISGVITEGTLLPSIREFAGELKCSVITVRRVYQDLENEGLLRTRQGTGTFVSHVADGAMEEYKRDAVRKALESAVDVGLSVQCSEEELNEIYREIVKEKYNKKE; encoded by the coding sequence ATGTGGATACCGATTCAGATTAACGAGAACAGTGCCGAGCCGCTGTATCACCAGATTGAGACCCAACTGAAATCGCTGATCATCAGCGGAGTGATTACGGAAGGGACGCTGCTTCCCTCCATCCGCGAGTTTGCCGGAGAACTGAAGTGCAGCGTCATTACAGTCCGGAGGGTGTACCAGGATCTGGAGAATGAAGGGCTGCTCCGGACAAGGCAGGGCACAGGCACCTTCGTATCGCATGTAGCAGATGGAGCCATGGAGGAATACAAGCGGGATGCCGTCCGCAAGGCGCTGGAAAGCGCGGTCGATGTCGGATTGTCGGTGCAATGCAGCGAAGAGGAGTTGAATGAAATCTACCGGGAAATTGTGAAAGAGAAATATAACAAAAAGGAATGA
- a CDS encoding ABC transporter ATP-binding protein: MVQQAIELRNVSKKRRNKTIGPLNLNLPQGYITALVGQNGSGKSTLLNMLLQLTFPDEGEIRWFEEAHRGGLPLELRQGIAFVPETSQTEEKYWTAGEAAAFRSHWYPAWDHGYFEELMEKFEVPRNSRLGKMSKGERRKFEIAAALASCPRLLLLDEPSSGLDPFAWKAMIETLRTYMDKHNATVIISTHIVEEVRRLADYIVLMHQGRLLGMAEKDSLFGSWTEVWVNSADEEELKELKEELPSALHFNLERPGVGSFIVEQFHLHEKRIQDLGVKVIKSRSLELDEILALWSQGHDPILINQRRGD, from the coding sequence ATGGTACAGCAGGCAATTGAACTGCGGAATGTAAGCAAGAAGCGGCGCAACAAAACAATCGGGCCGCTAAATCTGAATCTTCCGCAAGGCTATATTACCGCACTGGTAGGACAGAACGGCTCCGGCAAAAGCACGCTCCTGAACATGCTGCTGCAGCTGACATTTCCGGATGAAGGCGAGATCCGCTGGTTTGAGGAGGCCCATAGAGGCGGCCTACCGCTTGAACTCCGCCAAGGCATCGCCTTCGTTCCGGAAACCTCGCAGACGGAGGAGAAGTACTGGACTGCCGGTGAAGCTGCGGCATTCCGCAGCCACTGGTACCCGGCATGGGACCACGGTTATTTTGAAGAGCTGATGGAGAAGTTCGAGGTGCCGCGGAACTCCAGGCTGGGCAAAATGTCCAAGGGCGAACGCCGCAAGTTTGAAATTGCCGCCGCGCTTGCCTCATGCCCGCGCCTGCTGCTGCTGGATGAGCCATCCTCAGGCCTCGATCCCTTTGCCTGGAAGGCGATGATCGAGACGCTGCGCACTTATATGGATAAGCATAATGCGACGGTCATCATCTCCACTCATATTGTCGAAGAGGTCCGGCGGCTGGCGGATTACATCGTTCTGATGCATCAGGGCCGGCTGCTCGGAATGGCCGAGAAGGACAGCCTGTTCGGTTCCTGGACTGAGGTATGGGTCAATTCGGCAGATGAAGAGGAGTTGAAGGAGTTGAAGGAGGAGCTGCCGTCAGCACTTCATTTTAACCTGGAAAGGCCGGGAGTAGGTTCTTTTATAGTAGAGCAATTCCATCTTCATGAGAAACGCATTCAGGATTTGGGCGTAAAGGTTATCAAGAGCCGCAGTCTGGAACTGGACGAAATCCTGGCTTTATGGTCACAAGGGCATGATCCGATACTGATTAACCAGAGGAGAGGGGACTAA
- a CDS encoding ATP-binding cassette domain-containing protein gives MEALKLEQVVKQYGDKTAVNQISLKVGAGEIYGLLGANGAGKTTTMRMVLGLIYPDGGKILYNGKPYSNELQQLMGYLPEERGLYPKVKISEQITYLGRLRGMSASDADKSLRYWLDRFEVPEYYNKKIEELSKGNQQKMGFIAAVVHKPQILILDEAFSGLDPVNVELLKDTVKELRDQGTSILFSTHRMEHVEELCRNITILQKSNTVVQGEIREIKKGYPREEVLLRTAGEVSGLAGIPGVSAVQKSERGYLLSISEVAAAQRILQHAVVQSEVEHFEIKEPTLNQIFIRAVGESNE, from the coding sequence ATGGAAGCTTTGAAGCTGGAACAGGTAGTGAAGCAGTATGGAGACAAAACAGCGGTAAACCAGATTAGCCTGAAGGTTGGAGCAGGAGAAATTTATGGTCTGCTGGGTGCCAACGGCGCCGGGAAAACGACAACAATGCGCATGGTGCTGGGCCTGATTTATCCTGATGGAGGGAAAATCCTGTATAACGGCAAGCCGTACAGCAATGAGCTGCAGCAGCTGATGGGTTATCTTCCGGAAGAACGCGGATTATACCCGAAGGTAAAGATCAGTGAACAGATTACATACTTGGGAAGGCTGCGCGGCATGTCGGCTTCTGATGCCGATAAGAGCCTGCGCTACTGGCTGGACCGCTTTGAGGTTCCGGAATATTACAACAAGAAGATTGAAGAGCTCTCCAAAGGGAACCAGCAAAAGATGGGCTTCATCGCCGCAGTCGTCCACAAGCCGCAAATTCTGATTCTCGATGAAGCGTTCAGCGGCCTGGATCCGGTAAATGTGGAGCTGCTGAAGGATACAGTCAAGGAATTACGCGACCAGGGCACGAGCATTCTGTTCTCTACCCACCGGATGGAGCATGTCGAGGAGCTATGCCGCAACATTACCATCCTGCAGAAGTCGAATACGGTCGTCCAGGGCGAGATCCGCGAGATCAAAAAAGGTTATCCGCGGGAAGAGGTGCTGCTGCGCACTGCCGGAGAAGTATCCGGCCTGGCAGGAATCCCGGGAGTCAGCGCTGTTCAGAAATCTGAACGCGGGTATCTGCTGTCGATCAGCGAGGTTGCAGCCGCGCAGCGGATTCTGCAGCATGCTGTTGTGCAGAGTGAGGTTGAGCATTTCGAAATCAAGGAACCGACGTTAAACCAAATCTTTATCAGAGCGGTGGGTGAATCCAATGAATAA
- a CDS encoding ABC transporter permease yields the protein MNKLGPIIGFTFKNKARTKSFTITTLIIVLLITIGMNIPYFIDKFNGDDGAAEATRIGVVTEAGTPATELLLGYTAPEGTENKVQLESFASAEDAELVKGLDEGDIEGYLTFGTSSGEGVPPVTYHSNDGDLDSDVQTYLQTALQQVNTQLIAEGKLTPEEVSAMFAPVMIETQQLGAGSGAGSAGDESASPINYVIVYVLLILFFMSIMLTGNMIAAEVTAEKSSRIMEILITSASPLSQMFGKVLGVFLVGLLQIAIIAASVAANLLLPHNAGILADFDLDLGQLNAGILVYGLILYILGFFLYALMYAAVGSIVSRTEELGQATMPVMMLGFVNYYIPTFSVSAPDTLLVKIASYVPFTSPLSMLLRIGVGDVAFWEIAVSLIILLVTIFVFGWLAAKIYRTGVLMYGKRPSIKEIRKAMKAYKF from the coding sequence ATGAATAAGCTGGGACCAATTATCGGATTTACATTCAAGAATAAGGCGCGCACCAAGTCGTTTACAATCACAACACTGATCATTGTGCTGCTGATAACAATCGGAATGAACATCCCTTATTTTATCGACAAATTCAACGGGGATGACGGAGCGGCTGAAGCAACCCGCATCGGGGTGGTTACAGAAGCCGGAACACCGGCAACGGAGCTGCTGCTGGGCTACACTGCGCCGGAAGGCACCGAGAACAAGGTACAGCTGGAATCTTTCGCTTCTGCAGAGGATGCGGAGCTTGTCAAAGGACTGGATGAAGGTGATATTGAGGGCTATCTCACCTTCGGTACTTCATCAGGGGAAGGCGTTCCCCCGGTAACGTATCATAGCAATGACGGGGATCTGGACAGCGATGTCCAAACCTACCTGCAAACTGCACTGCAGCAGGTCAATACGCAGCTGATTGCGGAAGGCAAGCTGACGCCGGAGGAAGTATCGGCAATGTTCGCCCCGGTGATGATCGAAACGCAGCAGCTGGGCGCGGGCAGCGGAGCCGGCTCTGCCGGGGATGAATCCGCATCTCCAATCAATTATGTCATTGTCTATGTTCTGCTGATTCTCTTCTTCATGTCAATAATGCTGACCGGTAATATGATTGCCGCTGAGGTTACAGCCGAGAAGAGCTCACGAATTATGGAAATTCTGATTACCAGCGCTTCGCCGCTGAGCCAGATGTTCGGAAAAGTGCTCGGGGTATTCCTGGTCGGGCTGCTGCAGATTGCAATCATTGCCGCGAGCGTTGCAGCGAACCTGCTGCTGCCGCATAATGCGGGTATTCTGGCAGACTTCGATCTGGATCTGGGCCAGCTTAATGCAGGTATTCTTGTGTACGGCCTTATCCTTTACATTCTCGGCTTCTTCCTGTACGCCCTGATGTATGCTGCTGTAGGTTCGATTGTGAGCCGCACGGAAGAGCTTGGCCAGGCGACTATGCCTGTAATGATGCTTGGTTTTGTGAACTACTATATTCCTACATTCAGCGTTTCCGCACCTGACACCTTATTAGTTAAAATCGCCAGCTATGTTCCATTCACTTCACCGCTGAGCATGCTGCTGCGGATCGGAGTCGGCGATGTGGCGTTCTGGGAAATCGCAGTCTCGTTAATTATTCTGCTGGTTACCATCTTCGTGTTCGGCTGGCTGGCCGCCAAGATTTACCGTACCGGCGTACTCATGTACGGCAAGCGCCCGAGCATCAAGGAAATCCGCAAGGCAATGAAAGCTTACAAGTTTTAA
- a CDS encoding TraB/GumN family protein — protein sequence MKNWKRMLLSLTISAGLLTSAVPAMAAPQQPGVTVNNQAIKYSAGAPVLDEGTTLVPLKSTLQAMDIKLQNAAGDTIYAVVDGKTITLKSKLKVINGVTYAPIRVLGDATGYEVRWDAKTRTVILQSKTGDGGTQTSSVNAGRGFMWEVEANGNTVYLVGSMHIADDSFYPLRDEYEEAFAEADYLGVEIDISKAAGEDQQKLIMDLGMYQDGTTLKDHVSAETYAKLGEILKEAGLEPNALDAFKPWVAESTLSSLKAAKAGYEASAGIDLYFIQKAVERKIPVVELESYESQLSMFNDFSQELQEKNLRAALDNFEVLDQSVGLMAEMWKTGNEEQLLDLTNNFSTDAEYVKAMLIDRNIGMADKIDGYLKNGKKEEYFVVVGAAHYLGEHGILKLLEDKGYKVVRK from the coding sequence ATGAAAAATTGGAAAAGAATGCTCTTATCCCTTACGATTTCTGCAGGACTGCTTACCTCGGCTGTTCCTGCAATGGCTGCTCCGCAGCAGCCTGGTGTTACAGTAAATAATCAGGCCATTAAGTATTCTGCAGGCGCACCAGTCCTTGATGAGGGCACAACGCTTGTCCCGCTCAAATCTACGCTGCAGGCGATGGATATCAAGCTGCAAAATGCTGCGGGTGATACGATCTACGCGGTTGTAGACGGCAAAACCATCACACTGAAAAGCAAGCTTAAAGTAATCAACGGCGTTACATATGCGCCGATCCGGGTCCTTGGAGATGCAACAGGCTATGAAGTCCGCTGGGATGCCAAAACCCGTACTGTCATTCTGCAATCCAAGACCGGAGACGGCGGCACCCAGACCTCCTCTGTAAATGCAGGCCGCGGCTTCATGTGGGAAGTCGAAGCCAACGGAAACACAGTGTACCTGGTCGGTTCGATGCATATTGCCGATGACAGCTTCTATCCGCTGCGCGATGAATATGAGGAGGCTTTCGCCGAGGCCGATTATCTGGGCGTAGAGATTGATATCAGCAAAGCTGCGGGCGAAGACCAGCAAAAGCTGATCATGGATCTGGGCATGTACCAGGACGGAACAACCCTGAAGGATCATGTGTCTGCCGAGACCTATGCGAAGCTGGGAGAGATTCTTAAAGAGGCCGGACTTGAGCCGAATGCGCTCGATGCCTTCAAGCCATGGGTGGCGGAATCCACACTCAGCAGCCTGAAAGCAGCAAAGGCCGGTTACGAGGCATCTGCCGGGATTGACCTGTATTTTATCCAGAAGGCTGTTGAACGTAAAATTCCGGTAGTAGAACTGGAGTCTTATGAATCGCAATTAAGCATGTTCAATGACTTCTCCCAGGAGCTGCAGGAGAAAAACCTAAGAGCGGCGCTGGACAACTTCGAGGTGCTGGATCAGAGCGTCGGCCTGATGGCTGAAATGTGGAAAACCGGCAATGAGGAGCAGCTGCTGGATCTGACGAACAACTTCTCCACTGACGCGGAATACGTCAAAGCAATGCTGATTGACCGCAACATCGGCATGGCAGATAAAATCGACGGCTATCTGAAAAACGGCAAAAAGGAAGAGTATTTTGTCGTGGTCGGCGCAGCCCACTATCTCGGTGAGCACGGCATCCTGAAGCTGCTGGAAGATAAGGGATACAAGGTAGTACGGAAGTAA
- a CDS encoding septum formation initiator, with the protein MNNKKKRDNAMTNGLAIGVALGIVFGSMFDNIGLGLAIGIALGAGIGAAYKPGKH; encoded by the coding sequence ATGAATAATAAAAAGAAGCGGGATAACGCGATGACAAACGGATTGGCCATAGGCGTTGCATTGGGGATTGTGTTTGGCTCAATGTTTGACAATATAGGTCTGGGGCTGGCCATTGGTATTGCGCTGGGAGCCGGGATCGGCGCAGCTTACAAACCGGGAAAACACTAA
- the ltrA gene encoding group II intron reverse transcriptase/maturase, whose amino-acid sequence MRSHEEQRQPNISQESCQQREAVKPPRHAGAPSSSSAQTAPPSRKAANNLLERMLEGDNLRLAYKRVVQNGGAPGVDNVTAANLQAYLKTHWEPVKAELLAGTYRPAPVKRVEIPKPGGGVRLLGIPTVMDRFLQQALLQVMNPIFDAEFSWYSYGFRPGKSAHDAVKQAQRYIQKGLRWVVDLDLEKFFDRVNHDMLMARVARKVTDKRVLTLIRAYLNAGVMVNGKLEHSQEGTPQGGPLSPLLANILLDDLDKELTVRGLHFVRYADDCNIFVASKRAGERVMESVSGFVEGKLKLKVNREKSAVARPWHRKFLGFSFLSQKQATIRLAPKTISRFKERIRELTNRTWSISMEERICRLNRYLMGWLGYFHLASAKKHLHTLDQWIRRRLRMCLWKQWKRVRTRIRELRALGVPEWACFTMANSRRGAWEMSRNTNNALPTSYWEAKGLKSLLSRYLELC is encoded by the coding sequence ATGCGTTCGCATGAAGAGCAACGACAGCCGAATATCTCGCAAGAGAGCTGCCAGCAAAGAGAAGCGGTGAAGCCGCCAAGGCATGCTGGAGCGCCGAGTTCTTCGTCGGCACAAACCGCCCCTCCCTCTCGCAAAGCAGCGAACAACTTGCTGGAGCGAATGCTCGAAGGAGACAACCTTCGGCTCGCGTATAAACGAGTGGTACAGAACGGAGGAGCCCCCGGTGTGGACAATGTAACGGCAGCGAATCTACAAGCTTACTTGAAAACACATTGGGAACCGGTGAAAGCCGAACTTCTGGCGGGAACTTACAGACCTGCGCCAGTCAAACGGGTGGAAATCCCCAAACCCGGAGGCGGCGTACGGCTGCTGGGCATCCCGACCGTGATGGACCGTTTTCTCCAGCAGGCTCTTCTACAAGTCATGAATCCGATCTTTGACGCAGAATTCTCGTGGTACAGCTACGGCTTTCGACCCGGGAAAAGTGCACATGACGCAGTAAAACAAGCGCAAAGATATATCCAAAAGGGTCTGAGGTGGGTCGTGGACCTCGATCTTGAGAAATTCTTTGACCGGGTAAATCACGACATGCTGATGGCGAGAGTGGCGCGGAAAGTGACAGACAAAAGAGTGCTGACACTGATTCGCGCGTATCTAAACGCCGGAGTCATGGTGAATGGAAAGCTGGAGCACAGCCAGGAAGGAACGCCGCAAGGCGGTCCGCTGAGCCCGCTTTTGGCAAACATTCTGCTGGATGATCTGGATAAGGAATTGACCGTACGTGGCCTGCACTTTGTACGCTATGCGGACGACTGTAATATCTTTGTGGCGAGCAAACGAGCTGGCGAACGGGTCATGGAATCGGTTAGCGGGTTTGTAGAAGGAAAGCTAAAACTGAAAGTGAACCGGGAAAAGAGTGCAGTCGCCAGACCTTGGCACCGGAAGTTTTTAGGATTCAGTTTCCTGAGCCAGAAACAGGCAACCATTCGATTAGCACCGAAGACCATTTCGCGATTCAAGGAGAGAATCCGTGAACTGACAAACCGAACGTGGTCCATTTCCATGGAAGAACGAATTTGCCGACTAAACCGTTATCTGATGGGGTGGCTTGGCTATTTCCATCTAGCGTCGGCGAAGAAACACCTCCACACGTTGGACCAATGGATTCGGAGAAGGCTGCGAATGTGCCTGTGGAAACAATGGAAGCGAGTGCGCACACGAATCCGCGAACTCCGGGCGCTTGGGGTGCCTGAGTGGGCCTGTTTCACGATGGCCAACTCGCGGCGAGGCGCATGGGAAATGTCCCGGAATACAAATAATGCCCTCCCGACTTCCTATTGGGAAGCGAAAGGGCTGAAAAGCTTGCTTTCACGTTACTTAGAGCTTTGTTAA
- a CDS encoding bifunctional glycosyltransferase family 2/GtrA family protein has protein sequence MTVLIPAYEPDQRLVELIQNLRAMTKDPIVVVDDGSGERFRSIFEAVKEAGCTVLTHVVNRGKGRALKTGFQYILDNLPAAAVVCADSDGQHSPKDIVAVAEASESAGGRMVLGSRQFTGRVPLRSRFGNRLTSKVYGAATGIGIGDTQTGLRGYPRTMLDWLCQVPGERFEYEMNLLLEAPSSGYGITELPIDTIYLNGNESSHFRPVADSLKIYLPIVKFSASSIVSGVLDFLLLLLLQAATGSLLLSVIAARAGSSAANYAMNRRFVFSRQNKGAVHTSVTRYYILVLLVLGLNYGCLSLLHILLGVPLIPAKLLTECLLFLFSFWAQRRYVY, from the coding sequence ATGACTGTACTTATACCAGCCTATGAACCGGACCAGCGTCTGGTCGAGCTGATCCAAAACCTGCGTGCGATGACCAAAGACCCCATCGTTGTTGTAGATGACGGGAGCGGCGAGCGGTTCAGGAGCATCTTTGAAGCTGTTAAGGAGGCCGGCTGCACCGTGCTCACACATGTCGTTAACCGCGGCAAAGGCCGGGCACTTAAAACCGGATTTCAATATATTCTCGATAATCTTCCGGCTGCAGCTGTCGTATGTGCCGACAGTGACGGACAGCATTCTCCGAAGGACATTGTTGCCGTCGCCGAGGCCAGTGAATCGGCCGGAGGCCGGATGGTGCTCGGCAGCCGCCAGTTTACCGGCAGAGTTCCGCTGCGCAGCCGGTTCGGCAACCGGCTTACCAGCAAGGTGTACGGCGCGGCGACCGGGATCGGCATCGGGGATACGCAGACAGGCCTTCGCGGGTATCCGCGGACCATGCTGGACTGGCTGTGCCAGGTGCCGGGAGAGCGGTTTGAATACGAGATGAATCTGCTGCTGGAAGCACCGTCAAGCGGCTACGGCATTACAGAGCTGCCGATTGATACCATTTACCTGAATGGCAATGAATCCTCCCATTTCCGTCCTGTCGCCGATTCACTCAAGATTTATTTGCCGATTGTTAAATTCAGCGCCTCTTCTATCGTCTCCGGTGTGCTCGATTTCCTTCTTCTGCTCCTGCTTCAAGCTGCAACGGGAAGCCTGCTGCTGTCTGTCATAGCTGCCAGAGCCGGAAGCTCGGCCGCCAATTATGCCATGAACCGGAGATTTGTCTTCAGCCGGCAGAACAAAGGAGCGGTGCATACATCCGTGACCCGCTATTATATCCTTGTCCTTCTGGTCCTTGGGCTCAATTACGGGTGCCTCTCGCTGCTGCATATACTGCTGGGGGTACCGCTTATTCCGGCCAAACTCCTTACTGAATGCCTGTTATTTCTGTTCAGCTTCTGGGCACAGCGCCGGTATGTCTATTAG